The following proteins come from a genomic window of Streptomyces sp. NBC_00539:
- a CDS encoding SPW repeat protein, whose amino-acid sequence MTTHSSIEHHPDLAEMRTRFEQVTSTPRAQAVEALALITGLYIAASPWIAGFSVLSALAVNNLIAGLAYCLCMGGLGTAYERTHAMAWTAVGIAVWTIIAPWVIAGNVDTTRSVVSNVIAGVVGTVLALAMAAMAGPERRGAGRMRRA is encoded by the coding sequence ATGACCACGCACTCAAGCATCGAACACCACCCGGACCTCGCTGAGATGCGCACGCGGTTCGAGCAGGTCACCAGCACACCCCGCGCGCAGGCAGTGGAGGCACTGGCCCTCATCACGGGCCTCTACATCGCGGCCTCGCCGTGGATCGCCGGATTCAGCGTGCTGAGCGCGCTGGCCGTCAACAACCTCATCGCAGGCCTGGCCTACTGCCTGTGCATGGGCGGCCTGGGTACCGCGTACGAGCGCACCCACGCCATGGCGTGGACCGCCGTCGGCATCGCCGTCTGGACGATCATCGCCCCGTGGGTCATCGCGGGCAACGTGGACACGACCCGCTCGGTGGTCAGCAACGTCATAGCGGGCGTCGTCGGAACCGTGCTGGCGCTGGCGATGGCCGCCATGGCCGGTCCCGAACGCCGCGGCGCCGGACGCATGCGCCGCGCCTGA
- a CDS encoding SCO1431 family membrane protein, with product MTARASAFTTAAPDLAARLRRRVGTGGPDGDTAWLEHVLGWTLVVVVAMFVTQVGWL from the coding sequence ATGACCGCACGCGCCTCCGCCTTCACCACCGCAGCCCCCGACCTCGCCGCCCGCCTCCGCCGCCGTGTCGGCACCGGCGGCCCCGACGGGGACACCGCCTGGCTGGAACACGTCCTCGGCTGGACCCTGGTGGTCGTGGTCGCCATGTTCGTCACCCAGGTCGGCTGGCTCTGA
- a CDS encoding DUF6114 domain-containing protein: MLLGRARPARRRRLPLHGARRRLRAWRRTRPFWGGLLVLLGGAELLLVPLSPLAVLVSLGLGGVAAIGIGTALIVAALFLWFLPGTRAYVCVHALLLSVLSFVATNLGGFLVGMLLGVAGSALAFGWTPRPEGAGEPGGAPRPRRGAPRVMAAALPLALLATATAGAPQARAAQAPVTAARTPPTVTTSLFAPQGFALAGVTEVATVDGPRKVLVLRMAAASLSDYRLRTRDGRDEYGLTASSLELRGNVTLYLTRFSGCIEGLLCVTFSPEGLPAPPVIPPFVFMTRVSAEQALVTSDVIVTDGLRLEAS, encoded by the coding sequence GTGCTTCTAGGCAGGGCGCGGCCCGCCCGCCGGCGGCGGCTCCCGCTTCACGGCGCCCGGCGGCGGCTGCGGGCCTGGCGCCGGACCCGGCCCTTCTGGGGCGGGCTGCTGGTGCTGCTGGGCGGGGCGGAGCTGCTGCTGGTCCCGCTCTCCCCGCTGGCGGTGCTGGTCAGCCTCGGCCTGGGCGGGGTCGCGGCGATCGGGATCGGGACCGCGCTGATCGTGGCGGCGCTGTTCCTGTGGTTCCTGCCCGGGACGAGGGCGTACGTCTGCGTCCACGCCCTGCTGCTGTCGGTTCTGTCCTTCGTGGCGACCAACCTCGGCGGCTTCCTGGTGGGGATGCTGCTCGGCGTCGCGGGCAGCGCGCTGGCCTTCGGGTGGACCCCGCGCCCGGAAGGGGCCGGGGAGCCGGGTGGCGCGCCCCGCCCCCGGCGCGGCGCTCCGCGCGTCATGGCCGCCGCGCTGCCGCTCGCGCTGCTGGCGACGGCCACGGCCGGCGCCCCTCAGGCCCGGGCCGCGCAGGCGCCGGTGACCGCGGCCCGCACTCCGCCCACCGTGACCACCTCGCTCTTCGCACCCCAGGGCTTCGCCCTCGCCGGGGTCACCGAGGTCGCCACGGTCGACGGACCGCGCAAGGTGCTGGTGCTGAGGATGGCGGCCGCCTCGCTCAGCGACTACCGGCTGCGTACCCGGGACGGCCGGGACGAGTACGGGCTGACCGCCTCGTCGCTGGAGCTGCGCGGGAACGTGACGCTGTACCTGACCAGGTTCAGCGGGTGCATCGAGGGGCTGCTCTGCGTCACGTTCAGCCCGGAAGGCCTGCCCGCTCCCCCGGTCATTCCCCCGTTCGTCTTCATGACGCGGGTCAGCGCCGAGCAGGCGCTGGTCACCTCGGACGTGATCGTCACGGACGGGCTGCGGCTGGAAGCGTCGTGA
- a CDS encoding DUF6230 family protein — MSVDTRPEGRVDWRRTAAVALPAVVAVGVMATVMAQGAPAASFAVSGTSFQVSSSKLSSRGLASYVQTDRSADGKGHPVALLGIGEATLADICQAARVDTPLGAVVFKLTAGGPAGQVTAGNLVIDGEDLDGDATFGTAQIGRDASTLDRVDGIKGEPGKFGLQAGNIEVLNVRSHAWSATGGNFRLKGMRLNVTLDGEQCF; from the coding sequence ATGAGCGTGGACACCAGGCCGGAGGGCCGGGTCGACTGGCGCAGGACGGCGGCCGTGGCGCTGCCCGCGGTGGTCGCCGTCGGCGTGATGGCGACGGTCATGGCCCAGGGCGCGCCGGCCGCGTCCTTCGCCGTATCGGGGACCAGCTTCCAGGTCTCCTCCTCCAAGTTGAGCAGCCGGGGCCTCGCCTCCTACGTCCAGACGGACCGGTCGGCGGACGGCAAGGGACACCCGGTGGCGCTGCTCGGAATCGGTGAGGCGACGCTCGCCGACATCTGCCAGGCCGCCCGGGTGGACACCCCGCTGGGCGCGGTGGTCTTCAAGCTGACGGCCGGCGGGCCGGCCGGGCAGGTGACCGCCGGCAATCTCGTGATCGACGGCGAGGACCTCGACGGTGACGCGACCTTCGGCACCGCCCAGATCGGCCGGGACGCCTCCACCCTCGACCGGGTCGACGGGATCAAGGGCGAGCCGGGCAAGTTCGGGCTCCAGGCGGGGAACATCGAGGTGCTGAACGTGAGATCGCACGCCTGGTCCGCCACGGGCGGCAACTTCCGGCTCAAGGGCATGCGGCTGAACGTCACCCTGGACGGCGAGCAGTGCTTCTAG
- a CDS encoding TetR/AcrR family transcriptional regulator, translated as MNNSQQRGEGRGRGRGRQPGATGRSQVRRAELIAIGRKLFADTPYDALSMDDIAKQAGVAKGLIYYYFTSKRGYYLAIVEDSVAELVARAGADTELTGAERARRTIDGYLFYAEHHQAAYRTIVTGGVGSDAEVLALRDAVREELVATIAEGAYGHRAVPPIARLALVGWLSGVEGTTLEWVGGLGADGGEGLPGLPGREELAALLVRQLRATLGVIEEFVPQCPAPPVLEEASAGGGDLDDQLPVTGSP; from the coding sequence TTGAATAATAGTCAACAGCGCGGTGAGGGGCGGGGCCGAGGACGCGGCCGGCAGCCCGGCGCGACCGGCCGTTCGCAGGTCCGCAGGGCCGAACTCATAGCCATCGGCCGCAAGTTGTTCGCCGACACCCCGTACGACGCGCTCTCCATGGACGACATCGCCAAACAGGCGGGCGTCGCCAAGGGGTTGATCTACTACTACTTCACGAGCAAGCGCGGCTACTACCTCGCCATCGTCGAGGACTCGGTGGCCGAACTCGTCGCCCGCGCCGGCGCGGACACCGAACTGACCGGTGCCGAGCGTGCCCGCCGGACCATCGACGGCTACCTCTTCTACGCCGAACACCACCAGGCCGCCTACCGCACCATCGTCACGGGCGGCGTCGGCTCCGACGCCGAAGTGCTCGCCCTCCGTGACGCCGTGCGCGAGGAGCTGGTGGCCACCATCGCCGAGGGCGCGTACGGGCACCGAGCCGTTCCGCCGATCGCCCGCCTGGCCCTCGTCGGCTGGCTCTCCGGGGTCGAGGGAACCACTCTGGAGTGGGTCGGCGGGCTCGGAGCGGACGGCGGCGAAGGGCTGCCCGGGCTGCCGGGCCGCGAGGAACTGGCGGCGCTGCTGGTGCGGCAGCTACGGGCCACTTTGGGGGTGATCGAGGAGTTCGTACCGCAATGCCCGGCTCCACCCGTACTCGAGGAAGCCTCGGCCGGGGGCGGGGATCTTGACGATCAACTACCGGTGACGGGAAGCCCCTGA
- a CDS encoding acyl-CoA dehydrogenase family protein: MNDRAPQPVERQLPTEESRDLLALVREIAQREIRPRAAEEEDAGRFPREVFALLSDSGLLGLPYDGEFGGGDQPYEVYLQVLEELAAARLTVGLGVSVHSLACHGLAGYGSKEQQAAHLPAMLGGGLLGAYCLSEPAAGSDAASLSTRAVRDGDDWVITGTKAWITHGGVADFYTVLARTGGEGPKGITAFLVPGDAAGLTAAVPEKKMGLKGSPTAQLHFDGVRVPDARRIGEEGQGFTIALAALDAGRLGIAACAIGVAQAAMDEALAYALDRKQFGHPIADFQGLRFMLADMATKIEAGRALYLAAARLRDAGKPFSRQAAMAKLFCTDAAMAVTTDAVQVLGGYGYTADFPVERLMREAKVLQIVEGTNQIQRMVIARHLAGPETR; this comes from the coding sequence ATGAACGACCGCGCCCCGCAGCCGGTGGAACGTCAGCTGCCCACCGAAGAGTCCCGCGATCTGCTCGCGCTCGTACGAGAGATCGCGCAGCGGGAGATCCGCCCCCGGGCCGCCGAAGAGGAGGACGCCGGCCGCTTCCCCCGCGAGGTCTTCGCCCTGCTGTCCGACTCGGGGCTGCTCGGCCTCCCCTACGACGGTGAGTTCGGCGGCGGCGATCAGCCGTACGAGGTCTACCTCCAGGTGCTGGAAGAGCTCGCGGCGGCCCGGCTGACCGTCGGCCTCGGCGTCAGCGTGCACTCACTGGCCTGCCACGGGCTGGCCGGGTACGGCAGCAAGGAGCAGCAGGCGGCCCACCTGCCCGCGATGCTGGGCGGCGGCCTGCTCGGCGCGTACTGCCTCTCCGAGCCGGCCGCCGGTTCGGACGCGGCCTCGCTGAGCACCAGGGCGGTGCGCGACGGCGACGACTGGGTGATCACCGGCACCAAGGCATGGATCACCCACGGCGGGGTCGCGGACTTCTACACCGTCCTCGCCCGCACGGGCGGCGAGGGCCCCAAGGGGATCACCGCCTTCCTGGTCCCGGGGGACGCCGCGGGCCTGACGGCGGCCGTTCCGGAGAAGAAGATGGGCCTCAAGGGCTCGCCCACGGCCCAGCTGCACTTCGACGGGGTCCGCGTGCCCGACGCGCGGCGGATCGGCGAGGAGGGCCAGGGCTTCACCATCGCCCTCGCCGCCCTGGACGCGGGCCGGCTGGGCATCGCCGCCTGCGCGATCGGCGTCGCGCAGGCCGCCATGGACGAGGCCCTCGCGTACGCGCTGGACCGCAAGCAGTTCGGCCACCCGATCGCGGACTTCCAGGGCCTGCGCTTCATGCTGGCCGACATGGCGACGAAGATAGAGGCGGGCCGGGCCCTGTACCTGGCGGCGGCGCGCCTGCGGGACGCGGGCAAGCCGTTCTCCCGCCAGGCGGCGATGGCGAAGCTGTTCTGCACCGACGCGGCGATGGCCGTGACGACGGACGCGGTCCAGGTCCTCGGCGGCTACGGCTACACCGCGGACTTCCCGGTCGAGCGGCTGATGCGCGAGGCGAAGGTCCTCCAGATCGTCGAGGGCACCAACCAGATCCAGCGCATGGTCATCGCCCGGCACCTGGCGGGCCCCGAAACACGCTGA
- a CDS encoding class I SAM-dependent methyltransferase has product MTTTAEQEAFLRAFHARHPAVTAQAFGPGRAPDGRSSYEILCDRVAGSRRVLDLGCGDGLLLELLAGADGRDGGHLAGVDLSAHSVALARRRPALAGARVEQGRAQDLPFADDSFDACVSHMALMLMSDVEDVAAEVARVLRPGGVLACVVGGGAVGGEACERFMGLLRRTCEELPASRRIPALGDRRTRDRDGLDAVLRPAGFAAVEWETVPIDLSGPVGQVWAALCGVYDLGPLDAASVERLRGTFTAEVRDLTTPEGLVPCALTVHLATTRLHG; this is encoded by the coding sequence GTGACGACCACGGCGGAGCAAGAGGCGTTCCTGCGGGCGTTCCACGCCCGACATCCGGCGGTGACCGCGCAGGCGTTCGGCCCCGGCCGGGCTCCGGACGGCCGGTCCAGCTACGAGATCCTGTGCGACCGGGTGGCCGGGAGCCGACGGGTGCTGGACCTCGGATGCGGGGACGGCCTCCTGCTCGAACTCCTGGCCGGGGCGGACGGGAGGGACGGGGGGCACCTCGCGGGGGTGGACCTGTCCGCGCATTCCGTGGCGCTGGCCCGACGCCGGCCGGCGCTCGCCGGGGCGCGGGTGGAACAGGGCCGGGCCCAGGACCTTCCCTTCGCCGACGACAGCTTCGACGCCTGCGTCTCCCACATGGCGCTGATGCTGATGAGCGACGTCGAGGACGTCGCGGCCGAGGTCGCCCGGGTGCTGCGCCCCGGAGGGGTCCTGGCGTGCGTGGTGGGGGGCGGGGCCGTGGGCGGCGAGGCCTGCGAGCGGTTCATGGGGCTGTTGCGGCGCACGTGCGAGGAACTGCCCGCCTCACGGCGCATCCCGGCGCTGGGGGACCGCAGGACGCGCGACCGGGACGGGCTCGACGCGGTCCTCCGCCCGGCGGGCTTCGCCGCGGTGGAATGGGAGACGGTCCCCATCGACCTCAGCGGCCCGGTAGGGCAGGTGTGGGCCGCCCTCTGCGGCGTCTACGACCTCGGCCCGCTCGACGCGGCGAGCGTGGAACGACTGCGAGGGACCTTCACCGCCGAGGTCCGCGACCTCACGACACCCGAGGGCTTGGTCCCCTGCGCCTTGACCGTCCACCTCGCCACGACCCGCCTGCACGGGTAG